From the genome of Vicia villosa cultivar HV-30 ecotype Madison, WI linkage group LG2, Vvil1.0, whole genome shotgun sequence, one region includes:
- the LOC131650578 gene encoding uncharacterized protein LOC131650578, producing MANLLNMFFSIMLIEVSLLALLIGNSKATHRFNDIKDHIDHQVSLQTRSVHRIARLSPEGPNPHHDNSLHPKSDHHIAKLSPGGPDPHHHLSLQTRNVHHIARLSPEGPDPHHHVSLPTGNVHHIERLSPGGPDSHHHDFLQTRNVHEIARLSPGGPNPHHDNSLNPTSVDHIAKLSPGGPDPHHHLSLQTRNVHHIARLSPEGPDPHHHVSLQTGNVHRIERLSPAGPDPTTMIS from the coding sequence ATGGCAAATTTGCTAAACATGTTCTTTTCAATAATGCTTATCGAAGTATCTCTTTTAGCATTGTTGATTGGAAATTCCAAAGCAACTCATCGCTTTAATGATATTAAGGATCATATTGATCACCAAGTTTCCTTACAAACGAGGAGTGTTCATCGCattgcaagattgagtccagAAGGACCTAATCCACACCACGACAATTCCTTACATCCAAAAAGTGATCATCACATTGCAAAATTGAGTCCAGGAGGTCCCGATCCACATCACCATCTTTCCTTACAAACGAGGAATGTTCATCACattgcaagattgagtccagAAGGTCCAGATCCACACCACCATGTTTCCTTACCAACGGGAAATGTTCATCACATTGAAAgattgagtccaggaggtccAGATTCACACCACCATGATTTCTTGCAAACTAGAAATGTTCATGAAATTGCAAGATTGAGTCCGGGAGGTCCTAATCCACACCATGACAATTCCTTAAATCCAACGAGTGTCGATCACATTGCAAAATTGAGTCCAGGAGGTCCCGATCCACATCACCATCTTTCCTTACAAACGAGGAATGTTCATCACattgcaagattgagtccagAAGGTCCAGATCCACACCACCATGTTTCCTTACAAACGGGGAATGTTCATCGCATTGAAAGATTGAGTCCAGCAGGTCCAGATCCCACCACCATGATTTCTTGA